Genomic segment of Aptenodytes patagonicus chromosome 17, bAptPat1.pri.cur, whole genome shotgun sequence:
ATCTCCATCCCCCTCCTTCCCGGGTCCGTGAAGGGAGAGGGACCAACGCCACCgacaccacctcctcccctccccgggtccgtgaggggagggaggccgacccccccacacacacaccggGTTGCCGTGAGGGGAGAGACCCATCCCTGGGGATCCAGGGGGAGGACTGGCCCCTCAGTGCTCTGCTAGCTGGTCTTTCCTCTGCCCCCTGTTTTtaactgggggtgggggggagcatGACCCTCGTTCCTCTAACCGGGTGTTTTGATCCTTGTCCTGAGGAGGCGGCATTTGCCAGGTGGAGACTCTCACcctccctctgtgtgtgtgctggaGGAGGCTGAGACTTCCCCGTGCCGTGTTCTTCCTCTGACCTTGCACCATGTGTTCTCCCTTCCCTGTACTCCGTAGATCTGGCATGGGAGGTGCACAAATGCCTTTCGTCTCTTCCCAGGCTACTGGTAGTGGGAGTATACTCAGTTCCTGTGAGTGCTTGGAGGTGCTGACTTGCTTCCTTCTAGTTTCCATACTGAAAAGAAGCACAGACACTCCTAATCCTCCCGGGGTTTGTTGACGTGCAGGCCTGAATGTGAGGGAGAGAGAGGATACCTTCTGATTCTTGTgttctgcctgctcctgctccctaTGCATGAATTACTGTGCTCCTTCTGAGATCTGTCAGCTGATGGAAGAGGCTGTTGTCAGACATATACCACCTTTCAACAATGTGTTAAAATTGCAGACTTTGCTCCTAAAAGATACTGATGACTGGTTGGTTTGTTCTTGCAGGAAAAGACTGTACCAATTCCTGAAAAACTGAATGAATGGGCACCACGACCTCCCCCGGAGTTTGTTAGAGACGTGATGGGTAAAGATACTATAAAGATACTATTCTTCAGATAGCTGTAGGGTCAGCTACATTAAACTTAGAAAAGTGTTTAACAGAAAAGGCCAGAGACAGTTTTCTGTTGTTGCTCATTTTGCTGGAGAAAAGAGGTATGAAACGTGCTTCCAGAGTTGCTTTTCCAACTTTTATTTGGTTCTTGGGTTCCACTTTTCTGCTTGTTGTCAGAATGCAAAGTGAACAGTGCCTGTGGCACTCCAGCACGTGGACTGCATGCAGTGAAATAAGCTGCTGCTCTGGTGATGACAAGTAAATGATGATAAGTAAATCTGTCTTTTCCATGGATCTGAGAGTGCTCTGGAAACTTACAATTGCGAAGTCCCTCTTTTGACTGCTTTGAGTCTGAATCTCAGGCAGTGAAAAGCAGACGCGTGCAGCGGATATGATTGTACATGGTCAGGTAGGGAGCTGGCAGCTGTGCAAGGAACCCGACCCAAGTATTCTGCTTACACTTTACTTTTACCTGCACGGATTAAATGTAGTAGTTGTGGTATAAATTTCATCTGCATGTAGAAGTTCTGTCTTTCTTTGGGATCTTCATCCTTATTAATGATCCTTTCTAGAGGCTGACTTGTTCTAGTTTCAGAATAATTGATCTTGGACTAAAGCTTTTATACACTTCTGAATAAACTGTTCTGCGTATTGTAATTCCCTCGTGGCTTTTTCACATAGCTTTGCTGTGTGCTTGAGTTGAACGGTCTTGTTTTTCTGGGAGCACCTGACATGCTGGGATTCTGTTGATATCAAGAGCACCCCTATTGCAGTCCCAGCTGCCATGTTTTAATTACTAGGTGTCTTATTTGAGGCATGTATTCGTGTGCTTTGCATTGAGAAATGGCTcaggagacagaggaagagaatgGAGTGTGATGTTGAAAGCTCCTGTGAGACTTCAACATGCAGACTGATGCCAGGAAGAGCGTGCTACAGGGATTTAATTTATGAAGAAACGGTCAAAAACTGTCAGTGGTACCTGTCTTGCATGGGAAAGTATAATATGGTGGGCTTTATCACCTTACTGTTGACCTTTATTTTTTGTATGAGATGCTGAAAATTAGTGAGAAGCAGCCTCAGTAGGATGTTTTCGCTCATCTCTGCCTAGAAGAGAATGGGATGTGCATTTGAACTCTAGTTCTTTTACTGCCTCAATGTCCAGCTAAGGCTGGATTCCCTCTAGGGGAGTAACTGACCAGTAGAAACTGCAGTGAACCGTAAGTGTATGGTTTTGCAGCTTGCTTTGGCTTTTGATTGCGAGTGATTTGAGCTTATATAAAAGGGTGACACACTCTGTGTGTTGTTAATAGATTTTCATCTGGCAGTGCCCTTTCATGTGTCCTGTCCCTCAGCATCTAGCTGTAGTCATTTGTGAGCATCTAGTATACGTTATTTTCTAGTAGACTAACTCTTCTTTATTGTAGGTtccagtgctggagctgggagtGGGGAGTTTCATGTGTACCGACATCTTCGTCGGCGAGAGTACCAGAGGCAAGATTTCATGGATGCCATGGCTGAGAAGGTCAGGAGGactctttataatttttttccccctgactaTTTGATGTTCATTgcaaatcttcttttcttttaaagtcatgTACAAATAATTCCGTTCCAAGCTACCCCTTATCAGAGGAAAACTGTAGGAGTACGTGATATGTGGCGTCTTTGTCAGTATTGAAACGTTTGGTGCTTTGTGTCAGACatgctccatcttctctgttcgCTGGGGTCCTAGCACACAGTAAGACCGCACGTGAATGTGTGTGTGTTCCCAGGTTGgtttgaaaatgctttaaaaactggAAATCCCTAAGGTCACTGTCTCGCACAGACAGAATCAAAGCAAGTGCCTGTGCGCAGTCTGGATCTCTCTCTTTGAAGTCTTGGTCGAGTAGAATAGCACCTCTTTCAGAGAGCATTATTGTTACGCTCTCTCTTGGCCAAGATGAGTCTTTTGATCCCTATGTTAATGTTTGTGTCTCAAATTATTCTCTTGTTTTTACTGAAACATTCTTTAGGgcagaagcccaacctccctcaTCTGTTTTGGTGAGGATTCCTGCCTCTAAAGGCTTCAGTGTTTGGCTCAGGCTGCAGGTTAAAAATGCTGTCTGTACAGAAGTCGTCCCTAGGAATACGGCTTTTGTATAAAGAAGAAGCCAGACAAAATCTGGCAAAGCTCCCTTCTGTATTTTGCTAAAAGACTTCTCCCTAAAAGGACATGACtttgaaaagaagtattttagtTTAGATTGTGACCAAAGTATAACATGTGATCAATTACAGCAAAGACTAGATGAGGAATTCCAGAAGAAACTGGAGAGGAATAAGATGATTGCAGAAGAACAAACAGCAAAACGCAGAAGGAAGCGGTAAGGGCAGATTGTTCCCAGGAGGCTTGACGTGGAAACCCTCATGCCCTGTGCCTCATCTGTAGCTGCGTGCTTTCGATAAGTGCTATCGTTCTGTGTCTACATCTGTCAGCTGAGAAGTCTGGCtgtggaaattaatttcattaatgtCATTGTTTGGTTTCTAAAGGCAGCTGTAAACTTGACAGGCTTTGCTGGCATTTATTTTCCGTGCCATCGCTAGCAGCATAACTTTTGACCGGTTGAGCAGCTTTTGCTGACACAGTGGCGTTGACTGCAACATGCCTTGCTGCATATTTGTTATAACAATGTCAGGAAAGGTTTGTATGTACATCTGGCTTaaataaatatctgaaacagCTGACACTAAGCAGCTCGAGTGCCAAAATGGGTGCTGCTTAATGGGTACGGGTGCTGCTTAATGGGTACGCATATGGATTCGGACTAGCGGAGTGTGATGGGGCACGATGCTGTCCTCTGTACACTGTCAGTGTGACTAGTCCAGTTCAGTCTGCGAATACTGAAGAGGCCACTGATGGGTTCAGTATTGTTAAAATTAGTagctgcctctgcctccttcaATGTGATGTCAGGCAGGTCAAGTCTGCTAAGTTAGatagaaaaattaagaaatatgaaatatgaaatctTTCCTTCTCTTAAGTTTTAGACAAAGTGAAACAGTTACAAGATTGATGCTCTCAAGAAATGGTCTGAGAATTGTAATGCAGTGATACAAGAATTTAAATTCCACAGTCTGTGTCCACCATACCTTTCAGAAATAGCAGGGTATCATGGCTCGGCTCTTTCCGAGGGTCTGACCCTCAGCAGCCTTTCTCTTGCTTCTTTGGGAATGAGGGTTTTTACATCTCGTAGCTGAGAGTTGCTGCTGAAAGGCCTGTGCAAAGTGACTCACTGGCATATTAGCACAAAAGTGCACAACACAAACACTGTTGCCATCTTACTTTAATTGAGTGTGGTCCAACAGATGGCCAGCAAGTCAGATCTGGCCTGCTGCCTTTTtcctgacagagatggagaacaACTGTTCAAACAGCAAGTGCTGCCTAAACACTCCAACGCCTCCTTATCCCCCTCCCTCTATAGAGTAGCCTAATGGTGTAGGTCCCAAGCCCCTCTAGCTCCCCTCACCACCCTTTCTCTTCCATCCTGAGTTAACAGGTACAGTACTTGGCTCTCTGTTTCAACAGAATTCATTTCTGGTGTTGAGAGAGGAACATGAATCCCCGATTGCTCTGCCCTGTCTCTGCCGTTAGACTGCCTGGTTACCTTTGCTAGGCAAACGGAACTAGGTCATATGAACTGAAATTCCCTCTTACCCCTAATGCTACTCCTAGGGCCCAACATATTGATGAAGTACAGCCAAAGATGAACGTCAAagcatactgctttttttttccccccaattaaACTATATATTGCTGGTgatgacttaattttttttccccaatgttcAGTTCCAGCAGTCTGGGTTTTGAcaccattttctctttttgtttattaGGCTAGGTAGCTAAAATGTAGGGCCAGTTTCATTTTTGTTCCTTCTGTGTTCTTGGAGATTCTTGCATATCATACAGTTTTGGTTGCAGTGGTGTCatggaagactttaaaaaaaaaaaaaaaccattagaCTAAAAACAACATAGAAGAGTTTCTGTTGATCGTGTGTCTAAGTTCGCCGAATTTGCAGCTGAGGCCAAATTCAAACTGAACTCCTCTTCTGAAGTCTCTTTTTCCAAGATGTCTGTAATATGTCCTTTGTCGGTGTACGAATGTGCAGAAGCGTTACAATGTTGGATTTGAATAAGAGTCTTTTCTACTTTGCTTTATAGCCAGAAgttaaaagagaagaaactgcaaGCTAAGAAAAGTAAACTTGAacaaaagaagcaggaaaaaggtCAGtgaaatttagttttcttttctcaagACTTAGTTCTGTTCCCTAATTGAAGCCTAGAAGGGTTTGTTCCACCCCGCCAAGCCAAGCGTTCTCAATACGTGGAGAGGAGCCTTAAGTTTGTTATTTTAGCTAATGTTTCAAAAGTCCTCTTTGAAAGCCATCTATGTTGAGATTTAATCTTAGAAATAACTTGGTTGTTTGTGAATATTTTCCCTTTATTAGGGGAAATTTTGGACAGCAAACATTGGAATCCGAGTTTGTTGGTTGTGGATGTTTTGCCCCAGCTATTCTGACAAACTGCACATTTGGAACATCTGCTGAAAAAGGCAATATTGTTAAaggctgttctttttttaagtatattttgaATGTGTATGGGAAAACAGGtggaaaaatggaaacaagaaacTGAGTTATGATTTTATGTGTAAGAAATCGAGCCACCTTGGTGCCATCTGTTCCACATgactattttattttgcatagaaataaatgtgaaaaaccTGACTGCCTCTGTTCTCCTGCAGTCTTGAAAATTAATGTTCAGCAATGTCAGTGTAACTGCGCTCAAACTTTTGAATACATGTTGCTTCCTTTCAGTGAGTATATTGTAGCTTACTCTTCCAAATAGCTGTCCTTTGTGGATTAGCACACTCACTCTGCAGTAATTCTTAGTCTTAAAGTTACAACAGTTCCTGATAATTCTGCTAGAACAGTGACTTGTCTGACAGCGCTAccttatttctgctttgcttttcaaaatgggATCTGTTTCAGCTGAACCATTGCCAGCCTCCCATATAAACATGGAAGGACAAATTAATCATTAGGTTAATTTTACTTGTGACAGCAAGTGAATGTAGCAGAgtgagtttttttgttgttttggtttggttctgtttttttttaaagctactcaTTTATGAATTGTGACTGGGAGGAGAATTTAAGTATGAGTCACCATACTTTTGTTCACTCTGAGTGAACAAAACCGAATACCCATCCCTTTAGGGAGCggctgggagagaggggagcTGGATCAGGGACTGGCACTGTGCTATGGGACTGCCGCGTACCAGTCGTCG
This window contains:
- the PRKRIP1 gene encoding PRKR-interacting protein 1; translated protein: MAAPSAPRPPRPRKEPQPLVIPRSAAEEQRLRLERLMRNPEKTVPIPEKLNEWAPRPPPEFVRDVMGSSAGAGSGEFHVYRHLRRREYQRQDFMDAMAEKQRLDEEFQKKLERNKMIAEEQTAKRRRKRQKLKEKKLQAKKSKLEQKKQEKEPDQSQERVSSEDDEEDSKEEEEKEDDAEEPSFVMGRG